A window from Shewanella livingstonensis encodes these proteins:
- the cobO gene encoding cob(I)yrinic acid a,c-diamide adenosyltransferase has product MTNHLDENTTNSTSSDTTQASSHDAVKADRHKVRQQKVKVGVDAKIAAAQDEKGILLVLTGNGKGKSTSGFGSVARAVGHGHKAAVVQFIKGTWACGERNLLEGAGVPFHVMGTGFTWETQDKEKDTQAAMEAWLEAEKLLKDESINMVLLDELTYMVSYHYIELERVLTALRNRPAMQHVIITGRACHRDIIELADTVSEVQPIKHAFNDGIKAQLGFDY; this is encoded by the coding sequence ATGACAAATCATCTTGATGAAAACACCACAAATTCAACGAGCAGCGACACTACCCAAGCCAGTTCACACGATGCCGTAAAAGCGGATCGTCATAAAGTCCGTCAACAGAAGGTTAAAGTGGGCGTGGATGCCAAAATTGCTGCCGCACAAGATGAAAAAGGCATTTTGTTAGTGCTAACCGGCAATGGCAAAGGTAAATCAACCTCTGGTTTTGGCTCGGTTGCTCGCGCTGTCGGTCATGGTCATAAAGCGGCTGTAGTGCAGTTTATTAAAGGCACCTGGGCTTGTGGCGAGCGTAACTTGTTAGAAGGCGCAGGTGTACCGTTTCATGTCATGGGCACTGGCTTTACCTGGGAAACTCAAGATAAAGAGAAAGATACCCAAGCGGCCATGGAAGCTTGGCTTGAAGCTGAAAAACTACTGAAAGATGAATCGATTAACATGGTGTTGCTTGATGAGCTAACTTATATGGTCAGTTATCATTATATCGAACTTGAGCGGGTGTTAACGGCACTTAGAAATCGCCCAGCGATGCAACACGTGATTATCACCGGCCGCGCTTGTCATCGTGACATTATCGAATTAGCCGATACCGTAAGTGAAGTGCAACCGATTAAGCATGCGTTTAATGACGGCATTAAAGCGCAATTAGGATTTGATTATTAA
- the cobT gene encoding nicotinate-nucleotide--dimethylbenzimidazole phosphoribosyltransferase produces MFVIEAVNPDVDSIIEHKINQKTKPLGALGQLESLALQIARVQYSGNQQRLSTPLHINKPTMLVFAADHGIAAYGVSIAPSEVTTQMVHNFVQGGAAINVFCRQVGFELEIIDCGILQALSGQTNVINQRLGAGTNAMHLTAAMGLEQVAQGFEFARQLVSRHVDEGCNLIALGEMGIGNTSAATAVMSAMLNIDVELCVGRGTGIDDATLKIKSQLINQALELHQHELISPEAILAHVGGFEIVQMTGAILAAAEQKILVMIDGFIATAAALVAVTLSPQSRDYLIFAHESQEQGHKLLLQQLQATPLLSLGLRLGEGTGAALALPLIQAAINFYNQMASFDDAGVNNVV; encoded by the coding sequence ATGTTTGTAATAGAAGCCGTTAACCCAGATGTTGATAGCATCATTGAGCATAAGATTAATCAAAAAACTAAACCGCTGGGAGCTTTAGGGCAACTAGAATCATTGGCATTACAGATTGCTCGAGTGCAGTATAGTGGTAATCAACAGCGGTTAAGCACACCACTGCACATCAATAAACCGACCATGCTGGTGTTTGCTGCCGACCACGGTATTGCCGCTTACGGAGTGTCGATTGCACCGAGTGAAGTGACTACCCAAATGGTGCATAACTTTGTTCAAGGCGGTGCAGCCATTAATGTTTTTTGTCGCCAAGTTGGGTTTGAGTTAGAAATAATTGATTGCGGCATATTACAAGCGCTTAGTGGCCAAACCAACGTTATAAATCAGCGCTTAGGCGCTGGCACTAACGCAATGCATTTAACGGCTGCAATGGGGCTTGAACAAGTAGCCCAAGGGTTTGAGTTTGCTCGCCAATTGGTTAGCCGTCATGTGGATGAGGGTTGCAACCTGATTGCCTTAGGCGAAATGGGGATTGGCAATACTTCAGCCGCGACTGCGGTAATGTCAGCTATGCTCAATATTGATGTTGAGTTATGTGTTGGTAGAGGCACTGGAATTGATGATGCAACGCTGAAAATTAAAAGCCAATTAATTAATCAAGCACTTGAATTACATCAACATGAGTTAATTTCTCCTGAGGCTATTTTGGCTCACGTGGGCGGTTTTGAAATAGTACAAATGACCGGGGCGATTTTGGCGGCTGCGGAACAAAAAATATTAGTGATGATAGATGGTTTTATCGCTACTGCTGCAGCATTAGTTGCGGTAACATTATCCCCACAATCAAGAGACTATTTAATCTTTGCTCATGAGTCGCAAGAGCAGGGACATAAGCTTCTGTTACAACAGCTACAAGCTACACCATTGTTGTCGCTGGGATTAAGACTTGGAGAAGGCACTGGCGCTGCGTTAGCGTTACCGTTAATTCAAGCTGCAATTAATTTTTACAATCAAATGGCCAGTTTCGATGATGCTGGTGTTAATAATGTGGTTTAA
- a CDS encoding cobyric acid synthase codes for MVQGTTSDAGKSTLVAGLCRLFARQGVNVAPFKPQNMALNSAVTIDGGEIGRAQALQAIACGVAPHTDFNPVLLKPSSDTSAQVIIHGKALSTLDAKAFFGPQSQGYKTLALAAVMQSYSRLQQRYSLVVIEGAGSPAEINLREGDIANMGFAEVADCPVIIIADIDKGGVFAHLVGTLALLSPSEQARVKGFVINRFRGDISLLQPGIDWLEAYTQKPVLGVLPYLHDLHLDAEDALIDAPTHSLSNQARLTVLVLVFPRISNHTDFDPLRLHPQIDFHYVSMQSDSCGASWPNADVIMLPGSKNVRSDLAFMRQQGWDIRLKNHLRYGGKVIGICGGYQMLGELIDDPLGIEGSAGSSIGLGLLPIRTVLTASKTLTQVRGHLRLQQQQVEFSGYEIHCGESLLSQQGVTQPLSIEPLSIEPVADQPLATVKLDGIVSDDQQILATYVHGLFDSPQACQLILGWAGLADAQHIDINQIREQQLERLADVLETHLDINTLTGIIA; via the coding sequence ATGGTGCAAGGCACCACTTCTGATGCGGGTAAAAGCACCCTTGTAGCTGGATTATGCCGCCTGTTTGCCCGCCAGGGTGTTAATGTTGCGCCGTTTAAACCACAAAATATGGCGTTAAACAGTGCTGTTACCATTGATGGCGGCGAAATTGGCCGAGCACAAGCACTGCAAGCCATTGCTTGTGGTGTCGCACCTCATACCGATTTTAACCCGGTATTATTAAAGCCAAGCTCAGATACTAGCGCCCAAGTAATTATTCACGGTAAAGCGTTAAGTACATTAGACGCGAAAGCCTTTTTCGGACCTCAAAGCCAAGGATATAAAACCTTAGCGTTAGCGGCAGTGATGCAGTCTTACTCGCGCTTACAGCAGCGCTATTCGCTGGTGGTGATTGAAGGTGCTGGCAGCCCAGCTGAAATCAATTTGCGTGAAGGCGATATTGCCAATATGGGCTTTGCTGAAGTGGCTGATTGTCCGGTAATCATTATTGCCGATATTGATAAAGGTGGCGTGTTCGCGCATTTAGTGGGCACACTAGCGCTATTAAGTCCGTCTGAACAAGCGCGGGTTAAAGGGTTTGTTATTAATCGTTTTCGCGGCGACATTAGCTTGTTGCAGCCGGGTATCGACTGGCTTGAAGCCTATACCCAAAAACCCGTATTAGGCGTGCTTCCTTATTTACACGACTTACATTTAGACGCCGAAGATGCACTGATTGACGCGCCTACCCACTCATTATCTAACCAAGCTCGGTTAACCGTATTAGTATTAGTGTTCCCAAGGATCAGTAATCATACTGACTTTGATCCACTGCGCTTACATCCCCAAATTGATTTTCATTATGTCAGCATGCAAAGTGATAGCTGCGGTGCGAGCTGGCCAAATGCTGATGTAATTATGTTACCTGGCAGTAAAAATGTCCGCAGTGATTTAGCCTTTATGCGTCAGCAAGGTTGGGATATACGCCTTAAAAATCATTTGCGCTATGGCGGTAAAGTGATTGGTATTTGCGGCGGATATCAAATGCTGGGCGAATTAATAGATGATCCTTTGGGGATTGAAGGTAGCGCAGGATCCAGTATCGGATTGGGCTTATTACCGATCCGTACCGTATTAACTGCCAGTAAAACCTTAACCCAAGTAAGGGGTCACTTACGTTTACAGCAACAACAGGTCGAGTTTAGCGGTTATGAAATCCATTGTGGTGAGTCCTTACTTTCCCAACAGGGCGTTACTCAGCCATTGTCGATTGAACCATTGTCGATTGAACCAGTGGCCGACCAACCTCTTGCTACCGTAAAGCTTGATGGTATTGTCAGTGACGATCAACAAATTTTAGCCACTTATGTACACGGTTTATTTGATTCACCGCAGGCTTGCCAACTCATTTTAGGTTGGGCAGGTTTAGCCGATGCACAACATATTGATATTAATCAGATCCGCGAGCAGCAACTTGAACGTCTTGCCGACGTGCTAGAGACGCATTTGGATATAAACACTTTGACAGGAATAATTGCATGA
- a CDS encoding aldehyde dehydrogenase family protein produces MAVLTSYDPSSYHKVAGGEQIEATAVGSVEILAISQLPEVVANARMAQKSWASLSLIERQQYVVKAYQQLEAVQDELASLISQEMGKDYRRATYEVGGTIQNAPYFTGEISDALTTEKLDNRTELQYRPLGVVAVISPWNYPLAMANNLLMPALMAGNSVILKPSEETPLVAELFINTLNKVLPTNVLQLAQGDKALGQALVAADINMVAFTGSMAAGKHIMANAAPGLKRLVMELGGNDPMIVMATANIDAAVRFAVASSFENAGQMCTSTERVYVDERIADEFEQKVVAMASRYQVGKWDQAQVNIGPMVNPAQHQKVLQQLQDAKAKGAQFLLGSDDYSLPFIQPTVVSGITPDMQLEREETFGPVVAISRFSDIAEAIYRANDSQYGLAAVVFGGQGAKAVAEQLEAGMVGVNQGAGAGNAPWVGAKQSGLGFHGTAAGHRQFAQVRVMSY; encoded by the coding sequence ATGGCAGTATTAACCTCTTACGATCCCTCGAGTTATCACAAGGTTGCTGGTGGCGAACAAATTGAAGCCACTGCGGTTGGCAGTGTTGAAATCTTAGCGATATCTCAATTACCAGAAGTGGTCGCTAATGCCCGGATGGCCCAAAAAAGCTGGGCGAGTTTGTCGCTTATTGAACGTCAACAGTATGTTGTTAAAGCCTACCAGCAGCTTGAGGCCGTGCAAGATGAGCTTGCATCATTAATCAGCCAAGAAATGGGTAAAGATTATCGCCGCGCGACTTACGAAGTAGGCGGTACGATACAAAATGCGCCTTATTTTACCGGTGAAATAAGCGATGCATTAACGACAGAGAAACTTGATAACCGCACCGAATTACAATATCGACCATTAGGCGTTGTTGCGGTTATTTCCCCTTGGAACTATCCGTTAGCCATGGCGAATAACTTGTTAATGCCGGCGCTGATGGCTGGTAACAGTGTGATACTAAAACCGTCAGAAGAAACGCCATTAGTTGCTGAATTATTTATCAATACCTTAAATAAGGTGTTGCCAACAAATGTGCTGCAACTTGCTCAAGGCGACAAAGCGCTTGGCCAAGCATTGGTGGCGGCAGACATTAATATGGTGGCGTTTACGGGGTCGATGGCGGCAGGTAAGCATATTATGGCCAATGCAGCACCGGGCTTAAAGCGTCTCGTCATGGAGTTAGGCGGTAACGACCCTATGATAGTGATGGCCACAGCCAATATTGATGCCGCGGTGAGATTCGCGGTTGCCAGTTCGTTTGAAAATGCCGGACAGATGTGTACTTCAACAGAGCGAGTCTATGTGGATGAGCGTATTGCTGATGAGTTTGAACAAAAAGTTGTCGCCATGGCCAGCCGCTATCAAGTGGGTAAGTGGGACCAAGCACAGGTGAATATAGGCCCTATGGTTAACCCTGCGCAACATCAAAAAGTGTTGCAACAATTGCAAGACGCGAAAGCCAAAGGTGCACAGTTTTTATTGGGTAGCGATGACTACTCATTACCGTTTATTCAACCGACAGTAGTGAGCGGAATAACCCCAGACATGCAGCTTGAACGCGAAGAAACTTTTGGTCCAGTAGTCGCAATTAGTCGCTTTAGTGATATTGCTGAAGCCATTTATCGAGCTAACGATAGCCAATATGGTTTAGCTGCAGTGGTATTTGGCGGCCAAGGTGCAAAAGCCGTTGCCGAGCAACTTGAAGCGGGCATGGTTGGCGTTAACCAAGGTGCTGGTGCGGGTAATGCACCTTGGGTTGGTGCAAAGCAAAGTGGTTTAGGTTTTCATGGTACTGCTGCAGGGCATCGCCAATTTGCTCAAGTGAGAGTCATGAGTTACTAA
- a CDS encoding winged helix-turn-helix transcriptional regulator, with amino-acid sequence MKTTIETMDNGQKKVINPCAEPCSVERGMRVLGGKWKASILWHLQDGPVRFNDLTRMLGGASKKMVDQRLKELETQGLVTRHVISDRPIAVSYTITELGRTALDILERLKEWAEEYVI; translated from the coding sequence TTGAAAACAACAATTGAAACAATGGATAACGGCCAGAAAAAAGTTATTAACCCTTGTGCCGAACCCTGCTCGGTAGAGCGCGGTATGCGAGTATTAGGCGGTAAATGGAAAGCATCGATTTTATGGCATTTACAAGATGGGCCGGTGCGCTTTAATGATCTAACACGCATGTTGGGCGGTGCCAGTAAGAAAATGGTCGACCAACGTCTTAAAGAATTAGAAACGCAAGGATTGGTGACACGCCATGTCATTAGTGATCGGCCAATAGCGGTGTCTTATACCATTACTGAACTTGGCCGTACTGCATTGGATATTTTAGAGCGCTTAAAAGAGTGGGCAGAAGAATACGTAATATAA
- a CDS encoding VOC family protein, which translates to MCSTTTDPNSSTTSFSTLGIHHLGLSVPDIKQTAAFFIDQLHFKPVGEKPDYPAIFVSDGTIMLTLWQLNETNQIVGFDRHNNVGLHHFALKLASLEQLQHIHQRLAMLDNVDIEFAPEPLGDLPIHHMMCTIPGGIRLELIA; encoded by the coding sequence ATGTGCAGCACAACCACTGATCCAAACTCAAGTACAACATCTTTTAGCACGTTAGGCATTCATCATCTCGGCCTAAGCGTGCCAGACATTAAACAAACAGCCGCATTTTTCATCGACCAATTGCATTTTAAGCCAGTGGGTGAAAAACCAGACTATCCAGCTATTTTTGTATCCGACGGCACCATTATGCTAACGCTATGGCAACTTAATGAGACTAACCAAATAGTCGGTTTTGACCGCCACAATAACGTAGGCTTACATCATTTTGCGCTAAAATTGGCTAGCCTTGAGCAGCTGCAACACATACATCAACGACTCGCTATGCTTGATAATGTAGACATTGAGTTTGCCCCAGAGCCATTAGGCGACTTACCGATTCATCACATGATGTGCACCATTCCCGGTGGTATTAGGCTTGAATTAATCGCCTAA
- a CDS encoding FecCD family ABC transporter permease produces the protein MIDASQRRYYVCFSLLVFATLLTPIFAASFGAANIHLNDVLMIFNTLLGGDMASAINGSDHAIKLTERIVLELRLPRILLAFVAGAGLSIAGSVLQTVTRNPLADPYLFGISSGASFGAVVVVSLFSQTGLFADIFSGGLAIAPSFTAQPWWSWSTLSIPIGAFIGASLSVLIVFVLSGPGRSSQVERMLLSGVATSFLFGALTSLLLYFSSPQAAASVLFWSLGSFAKASWSNLLLPSVTVVISLLIMLAFRRQIMALQAGDETAHTLGINVAKLRLSMLLLCSLITAMLVATCGGIGFVGLMIPHTVRLLFSGRQPMILTAMLGGLFMVWIDVIARCILFNQELPVGIITAALGSVFFLFILRQRR, from the coding sequence ATTATGTTTGCTTTAGTTTGTTAGTGTTTGCCACCCTACTTACGCCTATTTTTGCCGCGAGTTTTGGTGCCGCTAATATTCATCTTAATGACGTATTGATGATATTTAATACTTTATTAGGTGGCGACATGGCGAGTGCTATTAATGGCAGTGACCATGCGATTAAGTTAACTGAGCGAATTGTGCTTGAATTACGTTTACCGCGGATTTTATTGGCCTTTGTGGCTGGTGCAGGGTTGTCTATTGCTGGCAGTGTATTGCAAACCGTGACCCGTAATCCGTTAGCCGATCCTTATTTATTTGGTATTAGTTCTGGGGCGTCATTTGGCGCTGTGGTCGTAGTGTCATTATTCAGTCAAACCGGTTTGTTTGCCGATATATTTTCTGGGGGACTAGCCATAGCCCCTAGTTTTACTGCTCAACCTTGGTGGTCTTGGTCGACGTTAAGCATACCTATTGGGGCGTTTATTGGTGCCAGTTTGTCGGTATTAATTGTATTTGTTTTGTCGGGTCCTGGTCGAAGTAGCCAGGTTGAACGCATGTTGTTGTCTGGTGTGGCCACCTCATTTTTGTTCGGCGCACTGACCAGTTTATTACTGTATTTCTCTAGTCCGCAGGCCGCGGCGTCAGTATTATTTTGGAGCTTGGGTAGCTTTGCTAAAGCCAGTTGGTCTAATTTACTGTTACCCAGTGTTACTGTGGTTATTAGTTTATTGATTATGTTGGCGTTTAGACGGCAAATTATGGCGCTGCAAGCGGGCGACGAAACCGCTCACACCTTAGGGATTAACGTTGCTAAGTTGCGTTTAAGTATGTTGTTACTGTGTTCACTTATCACCGCGATGTTGGTGGCAACTTGTGGTGGTATTGGTTTTGTGGGATTGATGATCCCGCACACTGTTAGGCTATTGTTTTCTGGACGTCAGCCGATGATCTTAACTGCGATGTTGGGTGGATTATTTATGGTGTGGATTGACGTGATAGCGCGATGTATTTTATTTAACCAAGAATTACCGGTTGGTATTATTACTGCAGCATTAGGCAGTGTGTTTTTCTTGTTTATTTTACGTCAACGCCGTTAA
- a CDS encoding substrate-binding periplasmic protein, with protein MLRYIATIIVFAAATLISPAISATQKVTFYTETYPPFQAIDAQGDFVGFAIDILQATQAYLNFDIDIQMQPWSRAYRNAKKHPNTFIFSIGRTDKRLAYFKWVSDFYTVQDAIYKRTTRTDINILSTKDVHNYSLALSRDDVSFDRLNIDPNHTNVYIVGNQATAVKMLNFGRIDLNYNNQIGFREAVQALGINQDEFTPAYIISQMSLGLATHKDTNSELYNQMLQAFDTIKQNGEFDHIVAKWFPESIDTSINLGVETNTNKISRKWAAK; from the coding sequence ATGCTCAGGTATATAGCCACAATTATTGTATTTGCTGCCGCAACACTGATCTCGCCAGCTATCAGTGCAACACAAAAAGTGACTTTTTACACCGAGACTTACCCTCCATTTCAAGCCATTGACGCTCAGGGGGATTTTGTCGGCTTTGCCATAGATATTTTACAGGCAACTCAAGCATACCTAAACTTTGATATTGATATCCAAATGCAACCCTGGAGTCGGGCATATCGAAATGCTAAAAAGCATCCTAATACGTTTATTTTTTCGATTGGCAGAACCGATAAACGCTTAGCGTACTTTAAATGGGTGAGTGATTTTTACACGGTACAAGATGCGATATATAAAAGAACGACTAGGACTGATATCAATATTTTAAGTACCAAAGACGTGCATAATTACAGTTTGGCGTTATCACGCGATGATGTGTCTTTTGATCGCTTAAACATTGATCCCAACCATACAAATGTCTATATAGTCGGTAATCAAGCCACTGCTGTTAAAATGCTTAACTTCGGCAGAATTGATTTAAATTACAACAATCAAATTGGTTTTAGAGAAGCCGTTCAGGCTTTGGGCATTAACCAAGACGAATTCACACCAGCCTATATTATTAGTCAAATGTCATTAGGATTAGCCACTCATAAAGACACTAATAGCGAGCTGTATAATCAGATGCTACAGGCGTTTGACACTATTAAACAAAACGGCGAATTTGATCATATTGTGGCGAAGTGGTTTCCAGAATCTATCGACACCAGCATTAACCTAGGTGTAGAAACCAATACAAACAAAATAAGCCGTAAATGGGCGGCTAAATAA
- a CDS encoding 2OG-Fe(II) oxygenase, protein MNTTNVNADYFVVAHEPGAEHPALPTWANHKANIAQLNDVALTETEPLQVSKKMLAEVPGAFQLLNVLSADECKRLITVSETMGFLPDAAVSLPRHVRHNDSLTWVVDNTTEQIIWNRIKHIMDDNLGIFDGKAALGLNNRFRFYRYNQGDYFKPHSDGSWPGSQVIDGELVRDAFGDRYSQLTFLILLTEDFEGGATRFLVNADNPHLPAKHGDNVKNVDVRTPAGSVLCFPHGMHPLHCIHSSEPIYQGIKYIIRTDVLFEL, encoded by the coding sequence ATGAACACAACAAACGTAAATGCAGATTATTTTGTGGTGGCGCATGAACCCGGCGCTGAGCATCCTGCGCTGCCAACATGGGCTAATCATAAAGCCAATATCGCCCAGCTTAATGATGTAGCACTGACTGAAACTGAGCCGTTGCAAGTGAGCAAAAAAATGTTAGCCGAAGTGCCAGGGGCGTTTCAATTACTCAATGTATTGTCGGCCGATGAGTGTAAACGCTTGATTACTGTGAGCGAGACCATGGGCTTTTTACCCGATGCTGCAGTGTCGTTGCCGCGTCATGTGCGCCATAACGACAGTTTAACCTGGGTGGTTGATAATACTACCGAGCAAATTATATGGAATAGAATTAAGCATATAATGGACGATAACTTGGGCATTTTTGATGGCAAAGCGGCGTTAGGTTTAAATAATCGTTTTCGTTTTTATCGCTATAACCAAGGTGATTATTTTAAGCCGCATTCGGATGGTTCTTGGCCGGGCAGCCAAGTTATTGATGGTGAATTAGTGCGCGATGCTTTTGGCGATCGCTATAGTCAATTAACCTTTTTAATCTTACTCACAGAAGACTTTGAAGGTGGGGCAACCCGATTTTTAGTTAACGCTGACAATCCGCATTTACCTGCTAAACATGGCGATAATGTAAAAAATGTTGATGTAAGAACGCCTGCAGGCAGCGTGCTGTGTTTCCCCCATGGAATGCATCCGCTGCATTGTATTCACAGTTCTGAACCTATTTACCAAGGGATTAAATACATTATTCGCACCGATGTATTGTTTGAGTTATAG
- a CDS encoding pyridoxamine 5'-phosphate oxidase family protein, with the protein MDKQLAPSWHQGELIMQQRAGTDKRMADIGPKFIRQYLPQQHRDFFDSLSMIFIGYAEQPLHTNASVLFGAPGFVRSITDTELVINTQYSMGDFINQNLNVGDRIGLLGIVFETKRRNRINGIITDINQKSICVNVLQSYGNCPKYIQPKAFIPNRNYGEFSRSTRYQLSPTDKQLISNADTFFISSRFDDGQQLNNRGADISHRGGPAGFVSINEQGQLLVNDYVGNGFFNTLGNLLENPITSLLFCDWQQGHALHITVSSQIIWQEIEQTNSAELANTTDTQSKDAVTQTERTLCFTPLKVEQLINGLAYRQANLL; encoded by the coding sequence ATGGACAAGCAACTGGCGCCTAGCTGGCATCAAGGTGAGCTAATCATGCAACAGCGAGCAGGAACCGATAAGCGCATGGCCGATATTGGACCTAAGTTTATTCGTCAATATCTGCCGCAACAGCATCGAGATTTTTTCGACTCACTGTCGATGATATTCATCGGCTATGCCGAACAACCATTGCACACCAATGCCAGTGTATTATTCGGTGCGCCAGGCTTTGTTCGATCGATTACCGATACAGAATTAGTGATAAACACTCAATATTCGATGGGTGATTTTATTAACCAGAATCTTAATGTAGGTGATCGGATCGGCTTATTAGGCATCGTTTTTGAAACCAAAAGACGCAACCGCATTAATGGCATTATTACCGACATTAATCAAAAAAGTATTTGCGTCAACGTATTACAAAGCTATGGTAATTGTCCAAAGTACATTCAACCCAAAGCGTTTATCCCTAATCGTAATTATGGTGAATTTTCGAGGTCAACACGTTACCAACTCAGCCCGACAGATAAACAACTTATTAGCAATGCAGATACTTTTTTTATTAGCAGTCGTTTTGATGATGGCCAGCAACTGAATAATCGTGGTGCCGATATTTCCCATCGTGGCGGTCCAGCAGGTTTTGTATCGATAAATGAGCAAGGACAATTACTGGTGAATGATTATGTCGGCAATGGTTTTTTTAATACCTTAGGTAACTTGCTCGAAAATCCCATTACCAGCTTATTATTTTGTGATTGGCAACAAGGGCATGCATTACACATAACGGTATCGAGTCAGATAATTTGGCAGGAGATAGAGCAAACAAACAGTGCAGAACTAGCAAATACAACAGATACACAGAGTAAAGACGCTGTCACCCAAACTGAGCGAACCTTGTGCTTTACCCCGCTAAAAGTAGAACAACTCATCAACGGGCTGGCTTATCGTCAAGCCAACCTGTTGTAA
- the cobU gene encoding bifunctional adenosylcobinamide kinase/adenosylcobinamide-phosphate guanylyltransferase, which produces MIHLVLGGARSGKSRFAEQCVAEYAAIGYQCVYLATATALDTEMSQRIHQHQQDRVSSPHGWTLHEQAFDIAQTLVAIDKPQQVILLDCLTLLLTNHLLLDDGASWATQKILLLDSLTSLQSDVVLVSNEVGSGIVPMGELNRRFVDEAGWLNQAVAAISDQVTLVVAGLPLVLKA; this is translated from the coding sequence ATGATTCATTTGGTGTTGGGCGGTGCGCGCAGCGGTAAAAGTCGCTTTGCTGAGCAATGCGTTGCCGAATATGCCGCTATTGGTTATCAATGCGTGTATTTAGCAACGGCAACCGCGTTGGATACTGAAATGTCGCAACGTATTCACCAACACCAACAAGATAGAGTGTCCAGCCCCCATGGCTGGACACTGCATGAACAAGCTTTTGATATAGCCCAAACCTTGGTAGCCATTGATAAACCACAGCAAGTCATACTGCTCGATTGCCTCACGTTATTATTAACCAATCATTTATTGTTAGATGATGGCGCTTCGTGGGCTACGCAAAAAATATTACTGCTGGACAGTTTGACATCTTTACAAAGCGATGTGGTGTTAGTGAGCAATGAAGTAGGCTCAGGTATTGTGCCTATGGGCGAGCTAAACCGCCGTTTTGTTGATGAAGCCGGTTGGTTAAATCAAGCGGTGGCCGCGATATCAGACCAAGTGACTTTAGTGGTCGCGGGGCTTCCTTTAGTGTTAAAGGCCTAG
- a CDS encoding adenosylcobinamide-GDP ribazoletransferase, protein MSGEIKWLRQLNLFFVAMSFFTRIPVPSWVVIDNDKLNKASRYFGLVGLVIGLICALVFWLAQLILPASIAILLSMVAGVLITGAFHEDGLADTADGFGGGWTVEDKLRIMKDSRLGSYGALALGLVLLLKWQLLVELALYSPMAAVSALVAGHTLSRVVASSLIFSEQYVRDDDSSKSKPIAQNRQLNDLFILIASGIFVLLWLNGVAAFVLFITLWLVRILLGGFFRKQIGGYTGDTLGAAQQISEVCCYLVILAVGLS, encoded by the coding sequence ATGTCTGGCGAGATAAAGTGGTTGCGGCAGTTAAATTTATTTTTTGTGGCGATGAGTTTTTTTACTCGGATCCCAGTTCCATCGTGGGTAGTAATAGACAATGACAAACTAAACAAAGCCAGCCGTTATTTTGGCTTGGTCGGTTTAGTGATTGGGTTAATTTGTGCATTAGTGTTTTGGTTAGCTCAGCTGATTTTACCGGCAAGTATTGCTATTTTACTGTCGATGGTGGCCGGTGTATTAATCACTGGAGCATTTCATGAAGACGGTTTAGCCGACACAGCTGACGGTTTTGGTGGCGGTTGGACGGTAGAAGATAAACTGCGGATCATGAAAGATTCGCGTTTGGGCAGTTATGGTGCTTTAGCATTGGGTTTGGTGTTATTACTAAAGTGGCAATTGTTAGTCGAGTTAGCGTTATACAGCCCAATGGCTGCAGTAAGTGCGCTGGTGGCGGGCCATACATTAAGTCGAGTGGTAGCTTCTAGCTTAATTTTTAGTGAACAATATGTTCGCGATGACGACAGCAGCAAGTCGAAACCGATTGCGCAAAATCGACAGTTAAACGATTTATTCATTTTGATTGCTAGCGGTATTTTTGTGTTGTTATGGCTTAATGGGGTCGCTGCTTTTGTATTGTTTATTACCTTGTGGTTAGTGCGTATTTTGTTAGGTGGCTTTTTCCGTAAACAAATTGGCGGTTACACCGGCGACACGTTAGGCGCAGCGCAACAAATTAGCGAAGTGTGTTGTTACTTAGTTATTTTAGCAGTTGGGTTAAGCTAA